A stretch of the Salminus brasiliensis chromosome 23, fSalBra1.hap2, whole genome shotgun sequence genome encodes the following:
- the itm2cb gene encoding integral membrane protein 2Cb, whose protein sequence is MVKISFQPVSVQKPEKLNDGDKEDVVLSYPQDELVLPLRPKKSPVSGICCLALGLVIFMSGLIMVSVYVYRYYITPQIPEDSLFHCRVMYEDSVYAPLLGRQELQENVGIYLEENYEQISVPVPDFGGSDPADIIHDFHRGLTAYHDIALDKCYVIELNTTIVMPPRNLWELLVNVKRGTYLPQTYLVQEEMMVTGRVKNMRQLGPFIHRLCYGKETYRLKRRNAHRRISKREARKCHSIRHFENTFVVETLICDRA, encoded by the exons ATGGTGAAGATATCTTTCCAGCCTGTGTCGGTGCAGAAGCCCGAAAAGCTGAACGATGGAGACAAAGAAGACGTTGTCTTGTCTTATCCTCAA GACGAGTTGGTGCTCCCCCTCCGGCCTAAGAAGTCCCCAGTAAGCGGCATCTGCTGCCTGGCCCTCGGCCTGGTCATCTTCATGTCTGGACTGATCATGGTGTCCGTCTACGTGTATCGCTACTACATCACCCCTCAG ATCCCAGAGGACAGCCTGTTCCATTGTCGGGTGATGTACGAGGACTCCGTGTACGCACCGTTGCTAGGGAGACAGGAGCTGCAGGAGAACGTCGGCATTTACTTGGAGGAGAACTACGAGCAGATCAGCGTTCCCGTGCCTGACTTTGGGGGAAGTGACCCAGCTGATATTATCCACGACTTCCACAGG GGCCTCACAGCCTATCACGACATTGCGTTGGATAAGTGCTATGTCATCGAGCTCAACACCACCATCGTCATGCCTCCCAGGAACCTGTGGGAGCTGCTTGTGAATGTCAAG AGAGGCACGTACCTGCCTCAGACGTACCTGGTTCAGGAGGAGATGATGGTGACTGGCCGGGTGAAGAACATGCGCCAGCTCGGCCCCTTCATCCACCGGCTGTGCTACGGCAAAGAGACTTACAGGCTGAAACGCCGCAACGCTCACAGAC GTATCAGTAAGCGAGAGGCCAGGAAGTGCCACAGCATCCGTCACTTCGAGAACACGTTCGTGGTGGAGACCCTGATCTGTGACCGGGCCTAA